The genome window TCGCCGTTGCGGTTGAAATTGCGGTGATCGTCGCTGGCAAAGTGCGTGTCCCGGGTGATCTTGCCGGAGAGAAGGCCGCTTGCGAGCGGCACGCGGGCGATGATCGCCACGTTCTTGCGCCGCGCTTCCTGGAAGAACAGGTGATCGGGGCGCTGGCGGAAGATATTGTAGATGATCTGAATGCTGACGACGCCGGGATATTCGATCGCCTTCAGCCCGTCCTCGACCTTTTCGACGCTGACGCCGTAACCCTTGATCTTGCCGGCCTTTTGCAGCGCGTCGAGACCTTCGAAGACCTCGGGCTGGTAAAGCACGTCGCGTGGCGGGCAGTGCAACTGCACAAGGTCGAGGCTGTCGACGGCAAGATTCGTCAGGCTGCGGTCAATGAAGCCTTCGAGATTGGCCTTGCTGTAGCCTTCGGCGACATGCGGATTGAGGCGGCGGCCCGCCTTGGTGGCGACCATCGGGCGGGCGCCGCCACGGGTCTTCAGCACGTCGGCGATGATTTTTTCCGAACGGCCGTCACCATAAACGTCAGCCGTATCGATGAAGGTCATGCCGGCATCGAGCGCGGCATTCAGCGCCGCGCGCCCCTCAGCCTCGCTGATATCGCCCCAGGAGCCGCCGATCTGCCAGGCGCCGAAGCCGACATTGGTGACGGTGAAGGGCATGCGGCCAAAAGCATGGTGTCTCATGAAAAATCCTCCGTAGGTGATGAAAGACACTGGCCTATCAGGCAGGGGACTTTGCGGCAAATTGTCGATCCGGCTTTGATTGGTTGCCCCGATGAAATATCGTCAGGTTACAAGGCTTCAACAGCAATGAATGGAAAAGGAAAGACCATGGAGATCAAACCCGCCGGCTCCAGCCCCTCGACGAAGCCACCGGCCGACTATTTCACCGGCGCCGTCCGCCAGGATCCGCTGATGGAAGCGCCGGCGCCGGCCCGGGTGAGGGCAACCTCCGTCACCTTCGAACCCGGCGCCCGCACGGCCTGGCATACGCATCCGCTCGGCCAGACGCTGATCGTCACATCAGGCAAGGGCCTCGCCCAGAGCTGGGGCGAGGAAATCCGCGAGATCCGCGCCGGCGACGCCGTCTGGTTCTCACCGGGTGAAAAACATTGGCACGGGGCTGCCCCGGATACGGCGATGGTGCATATCGCCATTCACGAGGCGTTGGATGGCAAGCACGTCGACTGGATGGAAAAGGTCAGCGACGCGCAATATTCCGGCAAGGCCTAAGTCAATCAGAGCCGCTTCAGGCAATAGGAAAAATGCGCGTGCGATTCGACCGTCAGGAACTCGAATTGCCAACCGTAATCCTTGCAGAATTTGGTGACCGCCTCGACGACGCCATAGACGATCGGCTTCACCGTATTGCCGGTGCAGAAATCATGCCCGGCAATACGCCCCGTCCGCTTCACCTTCTTGTCGCAGAGCAGCAGCTCCTGCCAGGTGAGCTCGAAGGAATGGTCGGTATCGACATAGGTCCAGTCGAGGAAATCGTCCTCGAATTCGGCAAGCTTCTCCAGCGACGTGCCCTGCATCAGATGCAGCCGGCCGGCCGCGATCTCGGCCGCGAAATTCGTATGGATCGCATCAAGCCCTGAGCTGTAGCGATCCATCGACCAGGGATCGATGAGGTAGAGCTGCGCCGGGCGATTCTTTTCCAGGATCTCCGCCGTATATTCGCCGAAGGCGGCGCCCACCTCGACACCGATGCCGCCGTTCGGGATGCGGTAGAGCAGCTCGCCGCGGTCCGGCAGCAGCCGGGCATTTTCCATATGATGGGCGCTGAGCGGAGTGCGCGGCATGCTCGCCCGCAGCGCCTGCCTGTCTTCACGTGTCTTCATCTCTGAACTCGGGATTGCGGGCGCCTGACGGCCCTGATGCGGTTTGACGGGAAGGTAGGAGCGACTGATGTCGATGACAACCACATGACAGGAATTTGCTTCTTTCGGACAAACCGCTAAGTTGCAGCTGTGGACTGACGGAAAAGCCTCGGGAGGAGCGATTTCATGAGACGCATGTGGCCTGAAGAATTCAACGCCATTATCAGCGGAGCCGAGGAGGTGACGTTGGAAGTACCCGCCGAGGCCGGCGAAGCGCCGCTGCAGCGCAAGGCGCTGAAGGCGCGAATCACCATGCAGGATTACGAGCGGATCTGGCCGCTCGCCGAGATGCGTTTCCGGCTTGGCGACAGAGATGGCAAGGCCATCACCCTGATCACCACCAACCCCCATTACCACGCCTGGCACCCGAAGGACGGCGGCAGCGTCGATTCCGTGTCGGACAGTGGCCGCCACTACAAGACGGATTACCTCGTCGTGCACTTCCTGCTCGACGACGTGAAGGAAACATCCCCGGCCTGAGGTGCGGAGGCCGGTGCGGCCGGAAGCCGCACCGGCATTTTGTTGACGCCGAGTTGATCCCGACACTGGTGACAATGGCGGCGATATCGCTAAGTTTGGCGAACCATATCCTAAAAAAATTGGAGGTTCCCGTGACGGGCAACGTGTTGGATATCCCGGTCAAAACTGTGGATGGTCGCGAGACCACGCTCAACGAATACAAGGGCAGGGTGCTCCTGGTCGTCAATGTCGCCTCGAAATGCGGGCTGACGCCGCAATATGAGGGGCTGGAAAAGCTCTATGGCGAAAAGCGCGAGCGCGGCTTCGTCATCGCCGCTTTCCCCGCCAATGACTTCAAGGGCCAGGAGCCCGGCACCGACGCCGAGATTGTCGACTTCTGCACCAGCACCTATGACGTCACCTTCCCGATCTTCTCGAAGATCTCAGTCAAGGGCGAGGCACAGCACCCGCTTTACCGCCAATTGACCAAGTCGGGCGTCGCGACCACAGGCGACGGCCCGATGCGCGAACGCCTGAAATCCCACGGCCTGGCAGGCGGCGACGAGGACGACATCCTCTGGAACTTCGAAAAATTCCTGATCGGCCGCGACGGCAAAGTCGCCGCCCGCTTTGCGCCTGACGTGACGGCAGATGATTCGCGGCTGGTTTCGGCGGTGGAGAGGGAATTGGCGAAGGGGTGAGGCCCTCGCGCTGCCAGGGGCCTCTGGACTGCGAGAATTTGCGAAAGGCTGAGCTGATCCTCAGATCCCAAGCACGGTCACAAGCGGGGGCGTAAAGTCCTTGAAGCCCAATTTCGGCCAGTCGCACCTCTTGTCGAATCGCGTTTTTGGTTCGTGGCGCTGGCATTTCGGATTCGTCTTGAAGGCGTATCCGGGCAGGCTGACATAGATGGCACTTGGCGTGCATAGGGCAATCGCAACGCATAGCGTCAATGCGGAGCACAGGGCCTTCATGGCACACCTCCAGGCGTCGTAAGCCTTCAAGCGCGGAGACTTTCCGGGCGGCGAATACTCCCACTTTTGCTGGCCCCCATCCATTCGCCCAATAGGAGGTGGTGCGGCGGCCGGAGTAGTCCGTTTGGTGGAGCTGCCTGTCACGCGGTGCGCCGCATCCAAATCTGCCGGGTGCGCTCACTGGATCGGTAGGCTCATTGGAATTGTAGATATGCTGACGAAGCAACCTGCAGGCGTCTGTCCGCGAAGGCCTAGACATCGCCCAGATATTTGACACTTGAAGGAAAAAAATGGTGGGCGATGAGAGACTCGAACTCCCGACATCCTCGGTGTAAACGAGGCGCTCTACCAACTGAGCTAATCGCCCATCGCTAACGAAGCCGGATCGGCCTGCCGCGTTGGTGGCCGTGATCTATGCGGATCGCGGCAAAACCGCAAGAGTGTTTGTGAAGATTTTTTGATTTTTTTGGTGGCGGTTCGCTCCCTGTTATGTCGATGGGCCGCGGCCGGGCTGTGGATAAAGGGGAGGGGGAGGCGATGGGCATGTCGGCTTCGGCCGTGCCACCGGCTTCGATTGGGCCTCCGTGCCGCTGCGGCAAACGGAATTGTCGGCTTTTCCTTCGCCGCGTGCGGGCCTTGCCGAAACAATTCAACGACTGTCATGGTTTTGTCTCCAAACCTGCTTGACACTAAAAGACGAACCCCGTAGTTAGCCGCTCATCGAAACGGGCAGCCGTTTTGGTGAGGGTGCGAAGGCATCCGGACTGCTTGAAATGAATTGCGGGTGTAGCTCAGTTGGTTAGAGTGCCGGCCTGTCACGCCGGAGGTCGCGGGTTCGAGCCCCGTCACTCGCGCCATTTCAAGTCTTGTGAAACGCAAATGTGATTTGTCGTTTGTCCGGTTTTCTTCATCCTCGCGGCCGCAAATGGCCGGTCCTATGCGCGGGTGTAGCTCAGTCGGTTAGAGTGCCGGCCTGTCACGCCGGAGGTCGCGGGTTCGAGCCCCGTCACTCGCGCCATTTTCTTCTGAAAGCCATGCAGTTTCCAGTGGTCAGACATGCAGCTTCAGGCGGTTTGGGCGGATTTGTCGCGACATCGTTGCACCTGCTTGATAATGTCCGCGCGCGACGCGTCGAATTGCCTCTGTAAATCTCTTGCGCCGGGGCGTCGGCTGCGCTAACCACGGCTTGTTGCAACGCACGTTCGCTTGCCGGGCATTTGCCCAAATGCGCCGTCTGGCGCCTCCGGCAAGCAGGGATGAACATGATGACTGAACTGCTCAGTTCTTATATTCCGATCGCCATCTTCATCGGTATCGCGCTCGTTATCGGCCTGGCGCTGCTCATTGCGCCGTTCGCCGTCGCTTTCAAAGCGCCCGATTCGGAAAAGCTCTCGGCTTACGAATGCGGCTTCAACGCGTTCGACGACGCCCGCATGAAGTTCGACATCCGCTTCTACCTCGTGTCGATCCTCTTTATCATCTTCGACCTCGAAGTCGCCTTCCTCTTCCCCTGGGCCGTTTCCTTCGGCGCCATCGGCTGGTTCGGCTTCTGGTCCATGATGGTCTTCCTCCTCGTGCTGACCATCGGCTTTATCTATGAATGGAAGAAGGGAGCCCTGGAATGGGAGTAGCCCCTGTGAGCAATCAGCCGCTCGTTGCCCAGCAGCCGAAGGGGATCATCGATCCCTCGACCGGTAAGCCGATCGGCAGTAACGACGCCTTTTTCGGCGAGATCAATAACGAGCTTGCCGATAAGGGTTTTCTCGTCACCTCGACCGACGAGTTGATCAACTGGGCCCGCACCGGTTCGCTGATGTGGATGACCTTCGGTCTTGCCTGCTGCGCCGTCGAAATGATGCAGCTGTCGATGCCGCGTTACGACGTCGAGCGCTTCGGTTTTGCGCCGCGCGCCTCGCCGCGCCAATCCGACGTGATGATCGTCGCCGGCACGCTGACCAACAAGATGGCGCCGGCCTTGCGCAAGGTCTATGACCAGATGCCCGAGCCGCGCTATGTCATCTCGATGGGCTCCTGCGCCAATGGTGGCGGTTATTATCACTATTCCTATTCGGTGGTGCGCGGCTGCGACCGCATCGTGCCGATCGATATCTACGTGCCGGGCTGTCCCCCCACGGCAGAGGCGCTGCTTTACGGCGTGCTTCTGCTGCAGAAGAAGATCCGGCGCACCGGCACGATCGAACGCTAAGGGTTAAGGACAAGGCATATGAGTGAAGCCCTGACTGAGCTTGCGTCCTACCTTGGCGAAGCGCGCGGCAATCTGATCGCGACATCGCAGATGAAGTATGGCGAGCTGACGCTGACGACGACGGGTGAAAACCTGATCGCGCTGCTGACCTTTCTGCGCGACGACGCCAAATGCGGTTTCGTCAACTTGATCGATATTTGCGGCGTCGACTGGCCGCAGCGCGAGCTGCGTTTCGACGTCGTCTATCACCTGCTGTCGCCGAAGCAGAATCTGCGCATCCGCGTCAAGGTCGCAACCGACGAAGATACGCCGGTTCCCTCCGCCTGCGCCGTCCATCCCGGCGCCGACTGGTTCGAGCGCGAAACCTGGGACATGTACGGCGTACTCTTCACCGGCCATCCGGACCTGCGCCGCATCCTCACCGACTACGGTTTCGAAGGCCACCCGCTGCGCAAGGACTTCCCGACGACAGGTTTCGTCGAGGTCCGCTACGACGACGCCGCGAAACGCGTCGTGTACGAGCCGGTCGAGTTGAAGCAGGAATTCCGCAACTTCGACTTCATGTCGCCATGGGAAGGCACTGACTATGTGCTGCCTGGGGATGAAAAGGCGAAACAGTGAGTAGTGAATAGTCGGTAGTGATTAGTGGGCAGATATTTGGGTGGCGAACGGGAAAATCAGTTCCTATCGTGATTTGAAAGTCTGGCAATTCGCTATCGAGCTGTCTGTCGTTTGTTATGAGGTGACGAGAACCTTCCCGCGGGAAGAGATTTATGGATTGACCAGCCAGATCAGACGACCTTCCGCTTCCGTGGCTGCAAATGTCGCAGAGGGATATGGAAGAGAAAATCGAGGCTCGTTTACCCAATTCTCAAGATCGCTCAGGGCTCGTTGAAAGAGTTGGAGACGCATTTGATCATCGCCGGACGAATTGGCTTTCTTCAAGCCGCGGCCTTGGACGAATTGCTCGACCGATGCGACGAAATTGGAAAGATGCTGGGATCGCTTATTCGAAGCGTTCAGCAGAGAAAAGCTGACGAATAGTGAACGGATGAAAACTACTCACTACCCACTATTCACTACTCACTCTAAGCGAGTTGATCGCCATGACAGAACATAACGTCCGCAACTTCAACATCAATTTCGGACCGCAGCATCCGGCGGCGCATGGCGTTCTTCGTCTTGTCCTGGAGCTTGACGGCGAAATTGTGGAGCGGGTTGATCCGCATATCGGCCTGCTGCACCGCGGCACCGAGAAGCTGATCGAGACCAAGACCTATCTGCAGGCCGTGCCCTATTTCGATCGCCTCGATTACGTCGCGCCGATGAACCAGGAGCATGCCTATGCGATGGCCGTCGAAAAGCTGCTCGGCATCGAGATCCCGATCCGCGGCCAGCTGATCCGCGTTCTCTATTCGGAAATCGGCCGCATCCTCTCGCATCTCCTGAACGTCACGACACAGGCCATGGACGTCGGCGCGCTGACGCCGCCGCTCTGGGGCTTCGAAGAGCGTGAGAAGCTGATGGTGTTCTACGAGCGCGCCAGCGGTTCGCGCATGCACGCCGCTTATGTCCGTCCGGGCGGCGTCCACCAGGATCTGCCGGAAAAGCTTGTGCAGGATATCGGCGACTGGTGCGATCCCTTCCTGAAGGCGCTCGACGACATCGACAATCTGTTGACCGGCAACCGCATCTTCAAGCAGCGCAACGTCGATATCGGCGTCGTCTCGCTGGAAGACTGCTGGGCCTGGGGCTTCTCCGGCGTCATGGTGCGCGGTTCGGGCGCGGCCTGGGATCTGCGTCGCGCCCAGCCTTATGAATGTTATTCCGATCTCGAATTCGACATTCCGATCGGCAAGAACGGCGATAATTACGACCGCTACCTGATCCGCATGATCGAGATGCGCGAATCGGTCCGCATCATGAAGCAATGCGTCAATCGCCTGCTGTCCGATGCCAAGACCGGTCCTTTCTCGTCGATCGACGGCAAGGTCGTGCCGCCGAAGCGCGGCGAGATGAAGCGCTCGATGGAAGCGCTGATTCACCACTTCAAACTCTATACGGAAGGCTACCACGTGCCGGCCGGCGAGGTTTACGCCGCTGTCGAGGCGCCGAAGGGCGAGTTCGGCGTTTATCTCGTCTCCGACGGCACCAACAAGCCTTATCGCTGCAAGATCCGCGCGCCGGGTTATGCCCATCTACAGGCGATGGATTTCATGTGCCGCGGCCACCAGCTTGCCGACGTCGCAGCCGTTCTCGGCTCGCTCGACATCGTCTTCGGCGAGGTGGACCGCTGATGCAGGCTCTGCCGCTTGCCGTTGCACTTCTTCTTGCGGCATCCGGGGTTTCGGCTCAGGAAGCCGATAGCCTCGGCACGCCGCTGGGCCGTAAGGAAGTGACGCCGCCGGCGGCGAAAACGTCCATGGGCGAGCTTTTGTCCAAGGGCTATCAGATCAAGGCCGCCATTCCGAATGGCAGCAAATTCGTAGTGTTTATGCAGAAAGACCAGTCGGCCTATGCCTGCGAAATGCAGTCTTTGACCGCTTCGCGGTGTGGAACCCTAAACTGACAAGGCGTGAGGAAGAATGTCCGTTCGTCGATTAGCCGAAGATCAATTTCAGCCTGCCGCATTCGCTTTCAGCGATGAGAATGCGGTCTGGGCGGACAAGACGATCCAGAAATACCCCGCCGGCCGCCAGCAATCGGCTGTCATTCCGCTGTTGATGCGGGCACAGGAGCAGGACGGCTGGGTCACGCGCGCGGCGATCGAAAAGATCGCCGACATGCTCGACATGGCCTATATCAGAGTGCTCGAGGTCGCGACCTTCTATACGCAGTTCCAACTGCACCCTGTCGGCACACGCGCCCATGTCCAGGTCTGCGGCACGACGCCCTGCATGCTGCGCGGCTCGGAAGCGCTGATGTCGGTCTGCAAGAGCAAGATCCACGCTCATACCTTCGAGCGCAATGCCGAAGGCACGCTGTCCTGGGAAGAGGTCGAATGTCTCGGGGCTTGCGTCAACGCCCCGATGGTGATGATTGGCAAGGACACCTACGAGGACCTGACGCCTGAGCGTCTCGAAGAGATCATCGATGCCTTTGCCGGCGGCAATGGCGCCAGCATCAAGCCGGGCACCCAGATTGACCGGATATTCTCGGCGCCTGAAGGCGGCCCGACTTCGCTGACGACGGAAGAGCCGAAGGCACGGACGCGCGCCAAGAAGGCG of Rhizobium sp. BT04 contains these proteins:
- a CDS encoding aldo/keto reductase → MRHHAFGRMPFTVTNVGFGAWQIGGSWGDISEAEGRAALNAALDAGMTFIDTADVYGDGRSEKIIADVLKTRGGARPMVATKAGRRLNPHVAEGYSKANLEGFIDRSLTNLAVDSLDLVQLHCPPRDVLYQPEVFEGLDALQKAGKIKGYGVSVEKVEDGLKAIEYPGVVSIQIIYNIFRQRPDHLFFQEARRKNVAIIARVPLASGLLSGKITRDTHFASDDHRNFNRNGEAFDVGETFAGVPFEVGLQAVEEVRKLVPAGATMAAFALRWILMAEAVTVVIPGARNGEQARANAAAADLAPLSTDVMAATREIYERLIAPHVHQRW
- a CDS encoding cupin domain-containing protein, which translates into the protein MNGKGKTMEIKPAGSSPSTKPPADYFTGAVRQDPLMEAPAPARVRATSVTFEPGARTAWHTHPLGQTLIVTSGKGLAQSWGEEIREIRAGDAVWFSPGEKHWHGAAPDTAMVHIAIHEALDGKHVDWMEKVSDAQYSGKA
- a CDS encoding class I SAM-dependent methyltransferase; this translates as MKTREDRQALRASMPRTPLSAHHMENARLLPDRGELLYRIPNGGIGVEVGAAFGEYTAEILEKNRPAQLYLIDPWSMDRYSSGLDAIHTNFAAEIAAGRLHLMQGTSLEKLAEFEDDFLDWTYVDTDHSFELTWQELLLCDKKVKRTGRIAGHDFCTGNTVKPIVYGVVEAVTKFCKDYGWQFEFLTVESHAHFSYCLKRL
- a CDS encoding glutathione peroxidase; amino-acid sequence: MTGNVLDIPVKTVDGRETTLNEYKGRVLLVVNVASKCGLTPQYEGLEKLYGEKRERGFVIAAFPANDFKGQEPGTDAEIVDFCTSTYDVTFPIFSKISVKGEAQHPLYRQLTKSGVATTGDGPMRERLKSHGLAGGDEDDILWNFEKFLIGRDGKVAARFAPDVTADDSRLVSAVERELAKG
- a CDS encoding NADH-quinone oxidoreductase subunit A, whose protein sequence is MTELLSSYIPIAIFIGIALVIGLALLIAPFAVAFKAPDSEKLSAYECGFNAFDDARMKFDIRFYLVSILFIIFDLEVAFLFPWAVSFGAIGWFGFWSMMVFLLVLTIGFIYEWKKGALEWE
- a CDS encoding NADH-quinone oxidoreductase subunit B family protein, producing the protein MGVAPVSNQPLVAQQPKGIIDPSTGKPIGSNDAFFGEINNELADKGFLVTSTDELINWARTGSLMWMTFGLACCAVEMMQLSMPRYDVERFGFAPRASPRQSDVMIVAGTLTNKMAPALRKVYDQMPEPRYVISMGSCANGGGYYHYSYSVVRGCDRIVPIDIYVPGCPPTAEALLYGVLLLQKKIRRTGTIER
- a CDS encoding NADH-quinone oxidoreductase subunit C gives rise to the protein MSEALTELASYLGEARGNLIATSQMKYGELTLTTTGENLIALLTFLRDDAKCGFVNLIDICGVDWPQRELRFDVVYHLLSPKQNLRIRVKVATDEDTPVPSACAVHPGADWFERETWDMYGVLFTGHPDLRRILTDYGFEGHPLRKDFPTTGFVEVRYDDAAKRVVYEPVELKQEFRNFDFMSPWEGTDYVLPGDEKAKQ
- a CDS encoding NADH-quinone oxidoreductase subunit D, coding for MTEHNVRNFNINFGPQHPAAHGVLRLVLELDGEIVERVDPHIGLLHRGTEKLIETKTYLQAVPYFDRLDYVAPMNQEHAYAMAVEKLLGIEIPIRGQLIRVLYSEIGRILSHLLNVTTQAMDVGALTPPLWGFEEREKLMVFYERASGSRMHAAYVRPGGVHQDLPEKLVQDIGDWCDPFLKALDDIDNLLTGNRIFKQRNVDIGVVSLEDCWAWGFSGVMVRGSGAAWDLRRAQPYECYSDLEFDIPIGKNGDNYDRYLIRMIEMRESVRIMKQCVNRLLSDAKTGPFSSIDGKVVPPKRGEMKRSMEALIHHFKLYTEGYHVPAGEVYAAVEAPKGEFGVYLVSDGTNKPYRCKIRAPGYAHLQAMDFMCRGHQLADVAAVLGSLDIVFGEVDR
- a CDS encoding NADH-quinone oxidoreductase subunit E, whose amino-acid sequence is MSVRRLAEDQFQPAAFAFSDENAVWADKTIQKYPAGRQQSAVIPLLMRAQEQDGWVTRAAIEKIADMLDMAYIRVLEVATFYTQFQLHPVGTRAHVQVCGTTPCMLRGSEALMSVCKSKIHAHTFERNAEGTLSWEEVECLGACVNAPMVMIGKDTYEDLTPERLEEIIDAFAGGNGASIKPGTQIDRIFSAPEGGPTSLTTEEPKARTRAKKADAETISGPVDGAPVPPSEAARPKSTDAETNAALKTPATAPKAAAKNAKAAQEQPISGTAAAEPAPAAAVKAEAAPAAKPALTDKNRPAGIEKPATPDDLKMISGVGPKIEATLNEIGIFTFSQVAGWKKAEREWVDGYLNFRGRIERDDWVKQAKALAKGGEAEYIKVFGKKPR